CGCCGGGTGGGTCCTCGGCCTGCTGCTCCCGGAGATCACCGGACCGGCCGTGGACCTGCGCCCCTACACCGGCGGCTTCGCCGTCACCGCGCACGTCCCGGGACTGCCGGCGCTGCTCGGCCTGCTCGCCGCGCTGCTGCTGGCGGCCGCCGCCGCCGTCGCGGTCGACCGCGCCTTCGACGCCGACCCCGGCAACGCCCTGAGAACGGGGGACTGATGACCGACACGACCGATCTCGCCGAACTGGAGCGCCGGGCCGCCGAACGCGGCCCCGTCTACGGCGAGGGCGCCCACATCGTCTGCGACAACCTGGTGCGCATCTACAAGACCGACGGCGTCGAGGTCGTCGCCCTCCAGGGACTCGACCTGCTGGTCGACCCCGGCGAGCTCGTCGCCATCGTCGGCGCGTCCGGGTCGGGGAAGTCGACGCTGCTGAACATCCTGTCCGGGCTGGACGTGCCGACCGCCGGCGTCGCCCGCGTCGCCGGCTCGGACCTGCTCACCATGGCGTCCAAGGAGCGGCTGGAGTTCCGGCGCGAGAAGGTCGGGTTCGTCTGGCAGCAGACGTCCCGCAACCTCCTGCCGTACCTGACCGCCGCGCAGAACGTCGAGCTGCCCATGAGGTTCGCCGGGCGGTCGCGCCGCGAGCGCGCCACCCGCGCCGCCGAGCTGCTCGGCATGCTGGACGTCGGCGACTGCGCGGGCCGCCGCCCGGCCGAGCTGTCCGGCGGCCAGCAGCAGCGCATCGCGATCGCCGTGGCCGTCGCCAACGAACCCCGGGTCGTGCTGGCCGACGAGCCGACCGGCGAGCTCGACACCGCCACCGCCGCCGGGGTGTTCGCCGCCCTGCGCCGCGTCAACGAGGAGCTCGGCACCACCACCGTCGTCGTCACCCACGACGCGCAGGTGTCCGAGCGCGTCGACCGGACCGTCGGCATCCGCGACGGCCGCACCAGCGTCGAGGTCCGCCGCCGCTCCGAGGACGACGGGACCCGCGTCGTCGAGGAGTACGCCCTCCTCGACCGGGTCGGCCGCGTCCAGCTGCCGAAGGGCTTCACCGAGGCGCTGGACCTGCGCGACCGCGTCCGCCTCGCCCTGGAGAGCGACCATGTCGGCGTCTGGCCCGACCAGGAGGAGAACCGATGACCGCGCCGATGGTGGCCGTGGAGGGGCTGGTCCGGACGTTCCGGGCGGGCAGGATCGAGGTCCCGGCGCTGCGCGGGGCGTCCTTCACCGTCGCGCCCGGCGAGATCGTCGCCGTCCGGGGCCGCTCGGGCTCGGGCAAGACGACCCTCCTCAACCTGATCGGCGGCCTGGACAGCCCGGACGGCGGCACCGTCCGCGTCGACGGCCGCGACGTCGGCGCGCTCTCCGAGGACGAGCTGCTCGCCCTGCGCCGCGACGGCATCGGCTACGTGTTCCAGTCGCACGGCCTCATCCCCGTCCTGTCGGCCGCCGAGAACGTCGAGGTCCCGCTGCGCCTCGTCCGCACGCCGCCCGCCGAGCGGGACGAGCGGGTCCGCGTCCTGCTGAGCCTCGTCGGCCTGGCCGACCACGCGCTGCAGCGCCCCTACG
The sequence above is a segment of the Actinomadura coerulea genome. Coding sequences within it:
- a CDS encoding ABC transporter ATP-binding protein, with translation MTDTTDLAELERRAAERGPVYGEGAHIVCDNLVRIYKTDGVEVVALQGLDLLVDPGELVAIVGASGSGKSTLLNILSGLDVPTAGVARVAGSDLLTMASKERLEFRREKVGFVWQQTSRNLLPYLTAAQNVELPMRFAGRSRRERATRAAELLGMLDVGDCAGRRPAELSGGQQQRIAIAVAVANEPRVVLADEPTGELDTATAAGVFAALRRVNEELGTTTVVVTHDAQVSERVDRTVGIRDGRTSVEVRRRSEDDGTRVVEEYALLDRVGRVQLPKGFTEALDLRDRVRLALESDHVGVWPDQEENR
- a CDS encoding ABC transporter ATP-binding protein — its product is MTAPMVAVEGLVRTFRAGRIEVPALRGASFTVAPGEIVAVRGRSGSGKTTLLNLIGGLDSPDGGTVRVDGRDVGALSEDELLALRRDGIGYVFQSHGLIPVLSAAENVEVPLRLVRTPPAERDERVRVLLSLVGLADHALQRPYELSGGQRQRVAIARALANRPRLLLADEPTGQLDSETAAAIMPLLRAVVSSEGVTVLMATHDESLLAEADRVLTLEDGSVTEASVPA